The proteins below come from a single Rhizobium tropici CIAT 899 genomic window:
- a CDS encoding peptidylprolyl isomerase, which produces MAEIKDPENTLILETTKGQVVIQLLPQVAPEHVARIKELAREKAYDNVVFHRVIDGFMAQTGDVEHGKVGGNTARAGTGGSSKPDLKAEFSATPHVRGTCSMARSQNPNSANSQFFICFTDAPWLNKQYSVWGQVISGMEFVDQIKRGEPVKDPDSIVSARVAADV; this is translated from the coding sequence ATGGCTGAGATCAAGGATCCAGAAAACACCCTCATCCTGGAAACCACCAAGGGCCAGGTTGTCATTCAGCTCCTGCCGCAGGTCGCTCCGGAGCATGTTGCCCGCATCAAGGAATTGGCGCGCGAAAAGGCTTATGACAACGTTGTTTTCCATCGTGTCATCGACGGATTCATGGCTCAGACCGGTGATGTCGAGCATGGCAAGGTTGGCGGCAACACCGCTCGCGCCGGCACCGGTGGCTCGTCCAAGCCTGACCTGAAGGCTGAATTCTCCGCAACTCCGCACGTTCGCGGTACGTGCTCGATGGCTCGTTCGCAAAACCCGAACTCGGCCAACTCGCAGTTCTTCATCTGCTTCACCGATGCACCTTGGCTGAACAAGCAGTACTCCGTTTGGGGTCAGGTCATCTCCGGCATGGAATTTGTCGACCAGATCAAGCGCGGCGAGCCGGTAAAGGATCCGGATTCGATCGTCTCCGCGCGGGTTGCCGCCGACGTCTGA
- the queA gene encoding tRNA preQ1(34) S-adenosylmethionine ribosyltransferase-isomerase QueA, with the protein MRVDLFDFDLPEERIALRPAEPRDSARLLVVDPNNGSHTLSDYQIRDLPSFLRPGDAVVFNDTKVIPAQLEGIRHREGAPGQQVSATLHMRAAPDRWKAFAKPGKRIKIGDRIQFGHGENVCALGSLDATVEEKGEGGEITLRFDLSGPALDEAIASVGHIPLPPYIAAKRPEDERDRADYQTIYAREEGAVAAPTAGLHFTPSLFAALDAMGVERHFVTLHVGAGTFLPVKADDTDDHKMHFEIGYVDAATAEKLNAVKARGGRIVCVGTTSLRLIESAAADDGTIHPWHGATGIFITPGYRFKAVDMLMTNFHLPRSTLFMLVSAFAGLDTMRAAYTHAIETGYRFYSYGDGSLLHRKD; encoded by the coding sequence ATGCGTGTTGACCTTTTCGATTTCGATCTGCCGGAGGAGCGTATCGCGCTCAGGCCTGCCGAGCCGCGCGACAGCGCGCGTCTGCTTGTTGTCGATCCGAACAATGGCTCGCATACGCTGAGCGACTATCAGATACGGGATCTGCCATCCTTCCTGCGCCCAGGCGACGCTGTGGTCTTCAACGATACCAAGGTGATCCCGGCACAGCTGGAAGGCATTCGTCACCGCGAAGGTGCGCCCGGCCAGCAGGTGTCTGCTACCCTCCATATGCGCGCCGCACCCGACCGCTGGAAGGCCTTTGCCAAGCCCGGAAAGCGTATCAAGATCGGCGATCGCATCCAGTTCGGTCATGGCGAAAATGTCTGCGCGCTCGGTTCGCTCGACGCCACTGTCGAGGAAAAGGGCGAGGGCGGCGAGATTACCCTGCGGTTCGATCTATCCGGTCCCGCTCTGGATGAGGCGATTGCCAGCGTTGGGCATATTCCGCTGCCACCTTACATCGCGGCGAAGCGCCCCGAAGACGAGCGTGATCGCGCCGATTACCAGACGATCTATGCGCGTGAAGAGGGCGCGGTCGCAGCGCCCACCGCCGGCCTGCACTTCACGCCATCCTTGTTTGCCGCGCTCGATGCCATGGGCGTCGAGCGGCATTTCGTGACGCTGCATGTCGGCGCTGGCACCTTCCTGCCGGTCAAGGCCGACGATACCGACGATCACAAGATGCATTTCGAGATCGGCTATGTCGATGCCGCCACCGCCGAGAAGCTCAACGCCGTCAAGGCGAGGGGTGGGCGCATCGTCTGTGTCGGCACTACCTCGCTGAGACTGATAGAAAGTGCCGCCGCTGACGACGGTACGATCCACCCTTGGCATGGCGCCACCGGCATCTTCATCACGCCCGGCTACCGCTTCAAGGCCGTCGACATGCTGATGACCAATTTCCACTTGCCGCGCTCGACCCTGTTCATGCTCGTATCGGCCTTTGCCGGCCTCGATACGATGCGCGCGGCCTATACCCATGCTATCGAGACGGGCTATCGCTTCTATTCCTATGGCGATGGCAGCCTGCTCCACCGGAAAGACTAG
- a CDS encoding peptidylprolyl isomerase has product MKLFHIALAGFLSLAAFAGSAFSAAAADLLTIQLKDGPVVIQLMPEVAPKHVAQIEALAKKGAYDNVVFHRVIDGFMAQTGDVQYGNASKGFDPNKAGTGGSDLPNLPAEFSKVPFTRGVVGMARAQDPNSANSQFFIMFADGAFLNGQYTVVGKVISGMELVDKIKRGEGQNGEVSNPDKMVKVTVTKK; this is encoded by the coding sequence ATGAAACTCTTTCATATTGCATTGGCAGGATTCCTGAGCCTTGCCGCCTTCGCAGGCAGTGCGTTCTCGGCCGCAGCTGCAGATCTTTTGACCATCCAGCTCAAGGACGGTCCGGTGGTTATCCAGCTGATGCCGGAAGTTGCTCCGAAGCACGTCGCCCAAATCGAAGCGCTGGCGAAGAAGGGTGCATACGACAACGTCGTGTTCCATCGCGTCATCGATGGCTTCATGGCTCAGACAGGCGACGTCCAGTATGGTAACGCCTCTAAGGGTTTTGATCCGAACAAGGCCGGCACTGGCGGTTCCGATCTGCCGAACCTTCCGGCAGAATTCTCCAAGGTTCCGTTCACGCGCGGCGTTGTCGGTATGGCGCGCGCCCAGGACCCGAATTCCGCCAACTCGCAGTTCTTCATCATGTTTGCCGACGGCGCTTTCCTGAACGGCCAGTACACGGTCGTCGGCAAGGTCATCTCGGGCATGGAGCTCGTCGACAAGATCAAGCGTGGCGAAGGCCAGAACGGCGAAGTGAGCAATCCAGACAAGATGGTCAAGGTCACCGTCACCAAGAAATAA